From Leptolyngbya sp. 'hensonii', the proteins below share one genomic window:
- a CDS encoding ABC transporter permease, producing the protein MPFRKLTAFLLETEVIAPVVVGCLMILVWDLLVRLTHTPAYILPGPFLVIQTLIQDWPQLWPAFLITLQITVVAFIAAVMSGVLISILFTQSKWIERSFFPYAVILQTTPIVAIAPLIIIWFKSNTFVALVVCAWIVALFPIISNTTLGLNSADHNLLNLFQLYRASRWQTLLYLRLPNAMPYFLGGLRISGGLALIGAIVAEFVAGTGGTQSGLAYQILISGYDLKIPRMFAALLLTTLLGVLIFVILTVLSDFLLRHWHESAVKRES; encoded by the coding sequence ATGCCCTTCCGTAAGCTCACAGCGTTTTTACTTGAGACAGAAGTGATCGCACCCGTCGTGGTAGGCTGCTTGATGATTCTCGTCTGGGATCTCCTCGTACGGCTGACCCACACGCCTGCTTACATTTTGCCTGGTCCCTTCCTGGTAATCCAGACCCTGATTCAGGATTGGCCACAACTCTGGCCAGCTTTTCTGATCACCCTCCAGATTACGGTAGTAGCCTTTATCGCAGCAGTGATGTCTGGGGTTCTGATTTCGATTCTATTTACCCAGAGTAAATGGATTGAGCGGAGCTTTTTTCCCTATGCCGTGATCCTGCAGACGACTCCGATCGTGGCGATCGCCCCCTTAATTATCATCTGGTTCAAAAGCAATACCTTTGTTGCCCTGGTCGTCTGTGCCTGGATTGTGGCCCTATTCCCGATTATTTCTAATACAACCCTGGGGCTGAATAGCGCCGATCATAATCTGCTAAACCTGTTTCAACTCTACCGGGCTTCCCGCTGGCAAACCCTACTCTACCTGCGCCTGCCCAATGCCATGCCCTACTTTCTGGGCGGGTTACGGATCAGTGGGGGACTGGCCCTAATTGGGGCGATCGTGGCTGAGTTTGTAGCTGGAACGGGGGGCACCCAATCAGGTTTGGCTTACCAGATTCTGATTTCTGGCTATGACCTGAAAATTCCACGCATGTTTGCGGCTCTGTTGCTCACCACTCTCCTGGGTGTGCTGATCTTTGTGATTCTGACAGTACTCTCTGACTTCCTACTGCGCCATTGGCATGAGAGTGCGGTGAAGCGGGAGAGTTGA
- a CDS encoding ABC transporter ATP-binding protein, translating to MRTTAIVTFSESNVAVSLNQVSKVYSNGTVALQDMTLTIGASEFVSLVGPSGCGKSTVLKLIAGLGQMSSGRIHWEEPPSQTTNPSGQHRLAYVFQDAALMPWADVQTNVRLPLKLVGMARQEMDARVEDAIARVGLKGFERAYPRELSGGMKMRVSIARALVTDPSILLMDEPFGALDELTRSRLNGDLLHLWYQKHWTVIFVTHNIYEAVYLSNRVIVMAARPGRVIAEVPIATPYPREEEFRTSPEFNSYCREISHQLSETLRYALP from the coding sequence ATGAGGACTACCGCGATCGTGACTTTCTCCGAATCCAACGTTGCAGTTTCCCTGAACCAGGTCAGCAAGGTCTATTCCAATGGGACTGTTGCGCTGCAGGATATGACTCTCACCATCGGAGCCTCAGAGTTTGTCAGTCTGGTGGGTCCTTCTGGGTGCGGCAAGAGTACGGTCCTGAAGCTAATTGCGGGCCTGGGCCAGATGAGTAGTGGCAGGATCCACTGGGAAGAACCGCCCAGCCAAACCACAAATCCTTCCGGGCAACACCGATTGGCCTATGTGTTTCAGGATGCAGCATTGATGCCCTGGGCTGATGTGCAAACGAATGTGCGACTGCCCTTGAAGCTGGTGGGAATGGCGCGTCAGGAAATGGACGCACGGGTAGAGGACGCGATCGCACGGGTGGGCTTGAAAGGGTTTGAACGGGCCTATCCGAGAGAACTGTCGGGTGGGATGAAGATGCGGGTTTCCATCGCCCGGGCTCTGGTTACAGACCCTAGCATTCTTCTGATGGATGAACCGTTTGGTGCCCTGGATGAGCTAACACGCAGTCGATTGAATGGGGATTTGCTGCATCTCTGGTATCAGAAGCACTGGACCGTGATTTTTGTCACCCACAACATCTACGAGGCGGTGTATCTTTCAAATCGGGTGATTGTGATGGCAGCCCGACCGGGTCGGGTGATTGCTGAGGTGCCGATCGCCACTCCCTATCCTCGGGAGGAAGAATTTCGAACATCACCGGAGTTTAATAGTTACTGCCGGGAAATTTCCCACCAGCTCTCTGAAACTCTGCGATATGCCCTTCCGTAA
- a CDS encoding TM2 domain-containing protein, whose protein sequence is MATSVQTELSEQENRLTLSYILWLGGFVGLAGLHRFYNGKIGTGLLWLCTGGLFGIGQFVDLFLVPNMTEEHRLKLMLKYGVSPIGVPLTRPIVAAAVAQPSQQQQMVKLLQAARHHGGCLSVTQGVLATELSFTEVQALLNTMLKAGYAQVDNDPETGVVIYRFHEL, encoded by the coding sequence ATGGCAACATCCGTACAGACAGAACTTTCAGAACAGGAGAATCGCCTCACCCTCTCCTATATTCTCTGGCTCGGTGGATTTGTCGGTCTGGCGGGTCTCCACCGTTTTTACAATGGCAAGATTGGCACAGGGCTACTCTGGCTTTGTACCGGTGGATTGTTTGGCATTGGTCAATTTGTCGATCTGTTTCTGGTGCCGAACATGACTGAGGAACACCGCCTAAAACTGATGTTGAAATATGGCGTCTCCCCGATCGGGGTGCCCCTGACTCGCCCCATTGTGGCGGCAGCGGTGGCTCAACCCTCTCAGCAACAACAGATGGTGAAACTGCTACAAGCGGCCCGTCATCACGGTGGCTGCTTATCTGTCACCCAGGGGGTTCTGGCTACAGAATTGAGTTTTACGGAAGTTCAGGCTCTGCTGAATACCATGCTCAAAGCTGGCTATGCCCAGGTGGATAATGACCCTGAAACAGGGGTGGTTATTTACCGGTTTCACGAGCTGTGA
- a CDS encoding resolvase, producing MEVGFQADTASLLDIEAVQKLFNRSRASIYRYANTDPEELNPPYDARKLNPELRLNKGDPLLFHPNEVARFAREVLGIKQVVVEFKQSTQTVTNDLLKAILTELQQIRSLLESRS from the coding sequence ATGGAAGTAGGATTTCAGGCTGATACCGCCAGTTTGCTTGATATTGAAGCTGTACAGAAGCTGTTTAACCGCTCCCGCGCCTCGATTTACCGCTATGCCAATACGGATCCGGAGGAATTGAATCCTCCCTACGATGCCCGGAAGCTGAACCCCGAACTCCGGCTAAACAAAGGGGACCCCCTCCTTTTTCACCCGAATGAGGTGGCCCGGTTTGCCCGGGAAGTTCTGGGAATCAAGCAAGTGGTGGTTGAATTTAAGCAATCTACACAAACCGTCACCAATGACCTCTTGAAAGCCATCCTGACCGAGCTCCAACAAATCCGCTCCCTGCTAGAGTCTCGATCGTAG
- a CDS encoding site-2 protease family protein: protein MSDGLSARILDMVTALVVLIALGILGWGLIRARPYGQVGILAWLQSVVLMAPWLLFFSLFAIGIYLNLVTVLFLFIFSTGLYIYIGNRLRAAGQDAVLSQKASPLTGPSAPVEARENEASSTAPNGTMPVTPAPIAAIPEADLQAIKGLFGIETFFATETIPYQQGVIFKGNLRGEPETSHDRLSIGLKERLGDKYRLFLVENPDGKPVVIVLPSSADPRPSSLFQKLFAGVLAIATLVTCLEAGGLLLGFDFFSAPDRYPEVLPIALGILAVLTAHELGHLFMARRHQIRLSFPFFLPALQIGSFGALTRFESLLPSRKVLFDIAFAGPAVGGLISLGMLLMGLVLSHKGSLFQIPSEFFQGSILIGTLARVALGHELQNPIVDVHPLLVIGWLGLVITAINLMPAGQLDGGRIVQAIYGRKVAGRATFATLIVLGIAALVNPLALYWAVIILVLQRDLERPSLNELSEPDDARAALGLLALFLMITTLLPLTPSLAGRLGIGTPSLF, encoded by the coding sequence ATGTCTGACGGATTGAGTGCGAGGATTTTGGATATGGTCACTGCGCTGGTTGTCTTGATTGCTTTAGGGATCCTGGGTTGGGGACTGATCCGGGCTCGCCCCTACGGTCAGGTGGGCATTCTAGCCTGGTTACAGTCGGTTGTCTTAATGGCCCCCTGGCTGTTGTTTTTCAGCTTGTTTGCGATCGGCATCTATCTCAACCTGGTGACTGTACTATTTCTGTTTATTTTTTCAACCGGGTTATACATCTATATTGGCAATCGCTTGCGGGCAGCGGGTCAAGATGCGGTGCTCTCCCAAAAAGCCTCCCCTCTGACCGGCCCTTCCGCTCCGGTAGAAGCGAGGGAAAACGAGGCCAGTTCTACCGCCCCTAATGGGACAATGCCCGTCACACCAGCCCCGATCGCGGCCATCCCAGAGGCAGACCTGCAGGCCATTAAGGGATTATTTGGTATTGAAACCTTCTTTGCAACAGAGACCATTCCCTATCAGCAGGGGGTAATCTTTAAAGGCAACTTACGGGGAGAACCTGAAACCAGTCACGATCGCCTCTCCATCGGTCTAAAAGAACGACTGGGCGACAAATATCGATTGTTCCTGGTGGAGAATCCGGATGGCAAGCCAGTGGTCATTGTGCTGCCCAGCAGTGCCGATCCCCGTCCTTCCAGTCTGTTCCAGAAGCTCTTTGCTGGGGTGCTGGCGATCGCGACCCTGGTGACCTGCCTGGAAGCTGGGGGGCTGCTCCTGGGGTTCGACTTCTTCAGCGCTCCAGACCGTTACCCGGAAGTTTTGCCGATCGCCCTGGGTATCCTGGCTGTTCTGACCGCCCATGAACTGGGCCATCTTTTCATGGCTCGGAGGCATCAAATCCGGCTCAGCTTTCCTTTCTTTTTGCCTGCCCTGCAAATTGGATCCTTCGGGGCGCTGACCCGGTTTGAGTCCTTATTGCCCAGTCGCAAAGTTCTGTTTGACATTGCTTTCGCTGGTCCGGCAGTGGGTGGTCTGATCTCCTTGGGCATGTTGCTCATGGGTCTGGTGCTTTCCCATAAGGGCAGCTTATTTCAGATTCCTTCTGAGTTTTTCCAGGGGTCGATCTTGATTGGCACCCTAGCCCGGGTGGCCCTGGGTCATGAATTGCAAAACCCGATCGTTGATGTGCACCCATTACTCGTCATTGGCTGGCTGGGATTAGTGATCACAGCCATTAACCTGATGCCTGCTGGTCAACTGGATGGGGGCCGCATTGTTCAGGCCATTTACGGACGGAAGGTCGCAGGTCGGGCCACCTTTGCCACCCTGATTGTGCTGGGGATCGCGGCCCTGGTTAATCCGCTGGCCCTTTACTGGGCAGTCATTATTCTCGTCCTGCAACGGGATCTGGAACGTCCTAGCCTGAATGAATTATCCGAACCCGATGATGCCAGAGCTGCTCTGGGTTTGTTAGCCTTGTTCTTGATGATTACCACCCTCTTACCCCTGACTCCCAGTCTGGCTGGTCGGCTAGGTATTGGCACGCCCAGTCTTTTTTAA
- a CDS encoding PIN domain-containing protein, whose product MTTPFPILLVLDLSAIMASKTREWQEFSRVGTCYLPDVVLEEIQFLCDRAVESEEEQTAREFIRFQPKSGWQPTDITLSHPALRSGTVNTLSKKARLSLEVGECAYGLSEASALQLVVLVTNDQLLLQHIQRIGATNLCGVTMAALLQWARVHQKPPGVMQHLKAMQGNLPGMADPSHLPRSPSSQSPFTTGAPASIRRPRRRSAQPSALSQIFSGLIVLLGITIGVLFAWRLIQPTNFNKFWKQMGLPALPGDPPARKPR is encoded by the coding sequence ATGACCACTCCTTTTCCAATTTTGCTGGTCCTTGATCTGAGTGCCATCATGGCTTCTAAGACACGCGAGTGGCAGGAATTTTCCCGGGTCGGGACCTGTTATTTACCCGATGTTGTGTTGGAGGAAATCCAGTTCCTGTGCGATCGGGCTGTGGAGTCGGAGGAAGAACAAACTGCCCGGGAATTTATCCGTTTCCAACCCAAAAGCGGTTGGCAACCCACTGACATCACCTTAAGCCATCCTGCACTGAGAAGCGGGACGGTCAACACCCTGAGCAAAAAAGCTCGCCTGTCTCTGGAGGTAGGGGAGTGTGCCTACGGGCTATCTGAAGCCAGTGCCTTACAATTGGTGGTGCTGGTCACCAATGATCAATTGCTGCTGCAGCATATTCAGCGGATTGGCGCTACCAATCTCTGCGGTGTTACCATGGCCGCTCTCCTGCAATGGGCTCGTGTCCATCAAAAACCACCAGGGGTGATGCAACATCTCAAGGCCATGCAGGGCAATCTTCCGGGAATGGCCGATCCCAGTCATCTCCCCCGATCGCCCTCATCCCAAAGCCCCTTCACCACCGGAGCCCCCGCCTCCATCCGCCGCCCCCGTCGTCGTTCCGCCCAACCCAGTGCCCTGTCCCAGATCTTCTCGGGGCTGATTGTCTTGCTCGGTATCACGATCGGAGTCTTGTTTGCCTGGCGGCTGATTCAGCCCACAAACTTCAACAAATTCTGGAAGCAAATGGGGTTGCCCGCTCTCCCTGGGGATCCTCCAGCCCGCAAGCCAAGGTAG